In a genomic window of Deinococcus aquiradiocola:
- a CDS encoding cob(I)yrinic acid a,c-diamide adenosyltransferase codes for MKLYTKTGDGGQTGLYGADRVSKGHPRVEAYGTVDELNSLLGLARAHNTRSHKPDADLDADLEHLQNALFDLGADLATRNDSPYSKNIARMDEQDVTHLETLIDRYQDGVPPLTQFIHPGGTPAAATLQVARSVARRAERDVIRLMEHEAVNLQAQVYLNRVSDLLFIMARAANARAGIHEAEWHVKKRR; via the coding sequence GTGAAACTGTACACCAAGACCGGAGACGGCGGACAGACCGGCCTGTACGGCGCGGACCGCGTCAGCAAGGGCCACCCGCGCGTCGAAGCGTACGGCACCGTCGACGAACTCAACAGCCTCCTCGGCCTCGCCCGTGCCCACAACACCCGCTCCCACAAGCCCGACGCGGACCTCGACGCGGACCTCGAACACCTGCAGAACGCCCTCTTCGACCTCGGCGCGGACCTCGCCACCCGCAACGACAGCCCCTACAGCAAGAACATCGCCCGCATGGACGAGCAGGACGTCACGCACCTCGAAACGCTGATCGACCGCTACCAGGACGGCGTGCCGCCCCTCACGCAGTTCATCCACCCCGGCGGGACGCCCGCCGCCGCGACCCTGCAGGTGGCGCGCAGCGTCGCCCGCCGCGCCGAACGCGACGTGATCCGCCTGATGGAGCACGAGGCCGTGAACCTGCAGGCGCAGGTCTACCTGAACCGCGTGTCGGACCTGCTGTTCATCATGGCGCGCGCCGCGAATGCCCGCGCGGGCATCCACGAAGCGGAATGGCACGTCAAGAAACGCCGCTGA
- a CDS encoding substrate-binding and vWA domain-containing protein: MKRAARPLALLLLPLALAACRGGGDATTLTVLGGSELSDLKPILDDVARQTGVKLDVRYTGTLDGTEQLLGGARPDLVWFSSARYLQLQNGLQGRVLASEKIMLSPVVLGVKASSARRWGWTSGSVSWKDIAQKAASGDLKYGMANPAASNSGLSALIGVVAAVSGKGDAITAADVTAPALRGFFRGQALTSGSSGWLSDAYLHDQDRLNGLINYESVLLSLNASGKLREPLTLIYPKDGLITADYPLMLLNKDRQDAYQKLVDALKSTDVQRRILQETRRRPVNRAVPLTADFPAGLTIELPFPGSGGAVNAVLNAYLQDTRTPANTIFVLDTSGSMGGQRMEALKAALLGLSGADGTLTGRFSNFANRERVTFIPFSSGVQTPQTTEIGPQKAQALTELQSRVQALQPGGGTNIYGALEAAYAEAAHAPPGRYTSIVLMTDGESNEGPSARDFRRAYDALPGSVKAVRTFTILFGDASRDAMNEIATLTGGRTFDGTSDLQAAFKQIRGYQ; the protein is encoded by the coding sequence GTGAAGCGCGCCGCCCGCCCCCTCGCCCTGCTGCTCCTGCCGCTCGCGCTCGCCGCGTGCCGGGGCGGCGGGGACGCCACCACCCTCACCGTGCTCGGCGGCAGCGAACTCAGCGACCTGAAACCCATCCTGGACGACGTGGCCCGGCAGACCGGCGTGAAGCTCGACGTGCGCTACACCGGCACGCTCGACGGCACGGAACAGCTCCTGGGCGGCGCCAGACCGGACCTCGTGTGGTTCTCCAGCGCCCGCTACCTGCAGCTGCAGAACGGCCTGCAGGGCCGCGTGCTCGCCAGCGAGAAGATCATGCTGTCCCCCGTCGTGCTGGGCGTCAAGGCGTCCAGCGCCCGCCGCTGGGGCTGGACGTCCGGCAGCGTCAGCTGGAAGGACATCGCGCAGAAGGCCGCCAGCGGCGACCTGAAGTACGGCATGGCGAACCCCGCCGCCAGCAACAGCGGCCTGTCCGCCCTGATCGGCGTGGTCGCCGCCGTGAGCGGCAAGGGCGACGCCATCACGGCCGCCGACGTGACCGCGCCCGCTCTGCGCGGCTTCTTCCGGGGGCAGGCGCTCACCAGCGGCAGCAGCGGCTGGCTGTCGGACGCGTACCTGCACGACCAGGATCGCCTGAACGGCCTCATCAACTACGAATCGGTCCTGCTGAGCCTGAACGCCAGCGGCAAACTCCGCGAGCCGCTCACGCTCATCTACCCGAAAGACGGCCTGATCACCGCCGACTACCCCCTGATGCTCCTCAACAAGGACCGGCAGGACGCGTACCAGAAGCTCGTCGACGCCCTGAAGAGCACGGACGTGCAGCGCCGCATCCTGCAGGAGACGCGCCGCCGCCCCGTCAACCGCGCCGTCCCGCTCACCGCCGACTTCCCGGCCGGACTGACCATCGAACTGCCGTTCCCCGGCAGTGGAGGAGCCGTGAACGCCGTCCTGAACGCGTACCTGCAGGACACGCGCACGCCCGCCAACACCATCTTCGTGCTCGACACGAGCGGCAGCATGGGCGGGCAGCGCATGGAGGCGCTCAAGGCGGCGCTGCTCGGCCTGAGCGGCGCGGACGGTACCCTGACCGGCCGCTTCTCCAACTTCGCGAACCGCGAGCGCGTCACCTTCATCCCCTTCAGCTCCGGCGTGCAGACCCCGCAGACCACCGAGATCGGCCCTCAGAAGGCGCAGGCCCTCACGGAACTGCAGTCGCGCGTGCAGGCCCTCCAGCCGGGCGGCGGCACCAACATCTACGGCGCGCTCGAAGCGGCGTACGCCGAAGCCGCGCACGCCCCGCCCGGACGGTACACCAGCATCGTCCTCATGACGGACGGCGAGAGCAACGAGGGCCCCAGCGCCCGCGACTTCAGGCGGGCGTACGACGCCCTGCCCGGCAGCGTGAAGGCCGTGCGGACCTTCACCATCCTGTTCGGCGACGCGAGCCGCGACGCCATGAACGAGATCGCCACCCTGACGGGTGGCCGCACCTTCGACGGCACCAGCGACCTGCAGGCCGCCTTCAAGCAGATCCGGGGCTACCAGTGA